Part of the Nicotiana sylvestris chromosome 5, ASM39365v2, whole genome shotgun sequence genome is shown below.
TATCAGAAAAGGAAACTGACCAGCGACCACCTCCACTGAAAGCAAATACTTCTATATGGCACGTCACCTGTCAACATCTGTATCAAAGATGATTCCCAAATCAGCCCTGTTATCGAGTACTGCCTTGGTGATAGCTTTCATGGCTGTTTTATCCTCTGGGTTAGGTATATGATTGGGAAACAAACCTAGCATGAGAATCAAATAATTAGCAAGAATAGTATACAAATCTGTTATGTGAAAATTGCAGGATATATCTTACCATCTGGTTCCAAGAACTGACTACCAGAAGTAATAGCACCCAGAGGCTCAAGCACCTTTCCCTGAACATCCAGCAACATAAAACAATGATCAAAGCATCTAaagagacaacaacaacaacaacaacaacaacaagtgtaatcccacaagtggggaaAGCATCTAAAGAGAAACAGTGGAAAAAGATAAAGTTGATATACACTGAGAATATTTTATGTTACAAAGTAAGCAGATAAACAGACTTCGATATGTCTTAAAGGGCTTTTACATGATCCTTAAGTGCCCTGCTCCACTGTGCAGTTTCAGTTAACAACTACTGATGCATTTTAGTCCCTTACACAGTGACAAGATTTGACAGACAGTATATCAAGTAAAAACATACTCCCTCCTTTCCAATGTAACCATCTTAATTTGACCAAAAAGGCAGGCACAGATATAGAGAGCTGAATTACAATGCATTTCAGAGAAAGTGGACTTAATGGAAAATATAATGCTGTAACTTTGATAACTTTAGGAGTATGATATGCAGTTTCACTTTTGCAGGGtatataatattaaaaagtaATGGAGAGTAAAGGAAAGTTTTGAAGATCAGGAAAGTGGGCATCACGTTGGCATGGTGGCTAAGAGAAAGTATAGCAatatcttttggtacatcaaggTATTTAAAAAACTTCAATCATATAGTACTATCCCCTTGCCTTTTCTCAACTTTTGGGTTTCCTCTGTTcattgcccccccccccccccccacacacacacacacaaaaaaaaatgtaATTCCTCATCTATTATAACTCCTAGAAGCTCCTAACATCTGATGTCAGTGACTGCAGAGACGGACAATGGTAACTACATAGCCAATCAACTACAGAAAGATCACACTGAGATAATCGCGCTAAtcttaacacaacaacaaagaaACAGTTAAACCATCAGAGCACTGAGTAGTTGTCAATTAGCCGCGTAGTGCAAACAAGGATTTGGAGAATAATATTACCAATAACTGGTTCTCTATATCACAGttccaaaacaagaagctagcAAAGATACCAGACAATAACTCACATCAAATTAGAAGAAGTTGGAGCTATATCTTCGACCTTGGGCATGGAGGTGGGAGGGGGCAGATAAATTCTGGTAAGGGTGCTGTGGCAATTGATAAAAAATAGTCGGGATAAGCATGTTAGGTTATGGAAATAGCGTCAGCCCTATTAACAACACCACACACACAAACTCTCACAAGACACACATATACACACCacgttatcttttttttttcttgtatgTTGTGGCTAGAACTTTTCTTGGATCAGAAGGTTTTCATGTAGTGTATGGGAGGCAAAACTGTCAAGACACACTATAAAGATAAAAACTTACTACAAAGAATCCCCCTGCTCCGTTCCCTGCATCAACTACGATATGGAATCCTTCCAGTGGCTTTTCTGAGAATTGCACcgtgaaaagaaggaaaagaaaagaagaaagatgacaTGAGCACTAGCAAGAACCACAACAACACTGGGTTAGAGAAACAATTGTAGATGCTTTGAAGAAAGTCAGGATATTTTTATTAGTTGGAAGCTCATGAAACTCTTTAAAAAGAGATTCTTAATCGCAGGTCAACACCAAGATGGAAATCCCCAGTGTAATTGGAGTAGCCATCACAAATATATCCTTGTGATTTGCATCCTTCTCCTCGAGACATTGACATTGATCCAGAAGCATGGTAGAAGTACCTATATTTCCTGCAGCTCTGCGGACTGCTGCCACAAGATTAGAGGCATAAATGGACATGTAATCCACTCTTTTAACAGATAGAGAAACAGCTGTTTCCGCCCCCTTAGAATCTTCATTTGCAATATTTTTGTATATCTCTGCAGCTCGCTCCAAGATATCTTTGATGTCTGGCTTTCCAAGACCTCCAGCACGTGTAAAGAATTTGAACCCATTCCTGTTGTAGGGAAGATGGCTTGCTGTTCAAATAAAATTAGCATATAAGAGAATTATCCAGCCAGCATTAAGCCAATTCCATTAATATCAAATTGTATTAACTCCCAAAGTGAACCGAGCTAGCTACAAGAGAAGCAGCAGTCCTTCTCCACTTGCAAGTAAGAGAGAGTATAAAGAATCTACACCTCCAAGGATAAAAGCATTGTTGCATTTGCATCTCAAACCATACTAGAGAATGAATTCATGCACTCACCTGTAATCATTATGGAGCCATCCACTGGACAGGAAAATTCTTCATCTACTGTAAGAGTGCTGTTGAACATGGCTGGTGTGGATGCCAATCTACCTTGGGAAATAggggaaaaataaagaaagatgcTATTGTTAGGTATGTCATCACTTGACTGAGTCACTGCTTAGGAAGAGCAGGAGGCACTTGATCAAATAAGCATTTAAACCAGAGAAAGATAATATGCACCTATATCTCTAATCTCTTTAATCTTGCAACAACATTTCTAGACATATCTTAATTAGAAGTGCACACACAAACCAAATAAGAAAGGATGAGTTTCGAATGAAGCAGGTTGTCTTGGTACATATTTGAATCGAGGTATGACTAATTGGATGGCATAATTCAGCATTGTGCTGTATGAAGGACCAAACGTTCAGTTACATCTGTATCAACCTAAGATATTTCAACCAACCATATCCataattatttttcagaaaaacaagaaaatggaAAATGGGTAATCAGCTTTAGAACCGATTAACCAGTATTCGTGAAGAAATTTTCCAAACCAGCACCTCAAGATGAGCAAAGAACAAGTTGAGCTATCGGTTATAGATTACAGGACAAACACCAAACGGACAATGAACAACAGAATTGCTAGATACCCTTTTTGTATAAATCGTTAGGGAATGGTCATtgatatgattttttttttttttttgaaatttgataAGGACAAATACGAAGATTCATTATGAACTAACGATTTGACTATGGCTGCGGGGAGGGGGGAATATTCAGATGCCTTGGGTCTCTTTGAAACTATAACTTGCTTTTCAGTTTCATCTTTAAAAGGTCTTTCTTTAGGCCCTACAGCAACCAACAGAGCTTAGAATCAGATATCACCTTAAAATGATTGAATCCCCTTTTTTTAGGTCTGGGTTAGATGAGCAAAGCATCTGTAGTCAGCACATATTAGATACAAGTAGGACAGAAAGAAAAGCATCACTCACCCATACTGGATGACTTCAACTCCAGCTCTAGCAAGTCCTTGAGAAACTGCATCCTGAAAGATAGCAATCCAAGCCTTAATCAACAGCAGAACACGTGTACAACAGCAATGTACCTCGTCAATGAAAGAATAATGCACTAAAAGTACAAGAGAATGAATGTCACCACACTAAGAAATCCTTAACAGCAACAATAGTCTATagcaagaacttgctctattttgATTTTTCCATTATCTCCCGGTGGATTATTCTGTTTTGATTTAACATAAAGTGCACAACTGCATATGCACCACACAAATGAAAGAAAAGCCAACTAAAAGTACAAGTCCATGAAGGCCACTGCACAAGAGGTCCTTAAAAGCTCCACCGATCTACAGTAAGagattgttttttttctttcttcaaaatcTCCAGGTAAATTCATCCGTTTCATCTTAACATAGCTCAAAGCTGCATATATATCACATGAATGAAAGAACAAGGAACTAAAACTACAAGTATGACACCAAGAAGTCCTTAACTACACGAGTCCACATCAAGAAATTATTTTCTTCGCCTGTTTGAATTAAAGGCGTGAAGGATGCTTTACCTAGGGTTTTTCCAGAATGTAAGATGGATTGTAGCAAGTGATTGAGATATATACAAACAATCACGGTTATACTTCAGATAACCATGAAACATTGTTCTAAAGATGTAAAACCTCAAAGGCGCTCACTTTTCTTGACCTGTTTGGAATTAAAAAAAGGTGCTAATAGGAAACAAAACTGATAAACATGCCTTCTAATACATTCAGTGTCATCATAATACACTACATTTGGATGCATCTTGTTCCTACAGTCATTATGAACTAGAATGTCATCATAATACACTACATTTGGATGCATCTTGTTCCTACAGCCATTATGAACTAGAAAAAGGAGAGGCCAGGTTTAAGTGTAACACCCCATAGTTAAGCCAAAGTGAACAAACTAATAGAAAATGCCCTCAGGCTTACAATTCTTTTCCCTGTAGAAGTAGGAGTCCTCCAAAGAAGCAAGAGatgcttcttttttcttttttcttctttttcccctttGCTTATtttaccccacttgtgggattttactgggttgtcgttgtttttgttgttgttcccCTTTGCTTATTttatctcttttttcttttagacAGGAGCCTATAATAGGAGACAAAGTGAACTGTAGAAACTGTTGGCTTTCTAATACCTTTACATGTATGTTCACCCTGCAGTCACTAAAAGGATAGACAAGAAGAGACATTGATGAAGTTATTACACATTGTAACAAAGCAAAGTGAACAAACTAAGAGAAAGGTGCTCCAAATCGTTTCCATGTAAAAGCAACAAGGAATGCATATAAGCTAGTGGAGACAACCACTATCAGGTttcttctttcttattttttgggctgagaatctgAGCAAGAGAGAGATTACTATGTCAGTTGGCGTTTTCTGGGCAAGAGCTAGGGTGAAGATGGCAACCATCTACTCTTACATTGTCCGGTAGATTCGAGGTTATGGTGGAAAATCATGAGATGGTTTCGAAAATTTTGGGTGATGTCTGGAAAAGGTAACAATCAGCTATAATTGTGGtagaagaaggagaagacacAAGGTGTGGAATGTTGCTCCTCTAGCACTTGTGTGGGTCGTTTTGAAAGAAAGAAATAGGAGAGCTTGAGGGTGTAGAGTTGAATTTGTAGCAATTGAGGAGCCTCTATCCCTTATTTCTATTTGGTGCACCCATAATGTTCCTACATGTATAGAAGATTGGGTGTTATTTTTGTAGGTTTTCTACTTTTTGGTATACCTCTTGTATATGAAGCTTTTTTGCCCAAACATTAATAAAGTTTATTACTTTATAGAAAAAGTTTATTAATTTATGCCAGCAAAATACTTGAAAGAGAGCACATTCAAAAGAGTATGAGCATTGCAGGGAGTACAATAAACAGGGAAAGTAAAGCATGGCATCAGGCTCTAACAGATTTACCACTGTCAAGTTGCAACAAATATTAAGCAAAAAAATGCAATTGCTTTTGAGCTTAAGTACATTATCATTCTTGTCTTAAAAAAATCTAGCATTTCTTTCTTCCAAATAATCCAGCATACGACAGCGTGGTGTTCCAAGTAGTAAGAAAAGGTTCAGCAATGCCTTCCATTTGCCATGCATGCAGAAATTCTAAAATAGATCTTGTCATGCACCAATTGATACCCAAATTGTTGAAAGCGAGTACCAAAGTTGACATGACTCTTTTCAGTGAAAGAGAGTTATGGAACAGGAGAGAAGGGGAGATTAAGAACAATACCAGTTTTCGGCTTTTGAATTTATTTATTTACCGTTATTCTCAGTTATATGTTGTTTAAAAGTGTAAAAggtcatttttttccttttagttATCAATTGTACCAACAAACTCTAGGCCACAGAAGGAGGGGCGCATCCTCTCCTTGAGATACCCCCTAACTTCACATTTGTTTCCATTTAAGTGTTCAAACTTCACTAGATTAGCAAGTGGACACAATGGAGAGGGCATGGGTAAGCAAGCAGAACGAGGAAGTGAAAAGATTTACGTGTCTATCCTTTATCCCCAACCCCCATTGTATCTCGAATTTTAGTTGTCAGTCAGATCAACTTGAAATCAGCTACTAATAAAGAGGACACAGATGTGAGGGTATGGGATCGCAGGAAAAGAGAGAAAGTAATAATGGCTAAGCTTACCCCCTTATTCCCTAAATAAGTAGAATCCCACCCCATTCAATGTGAATGCTTATCCTGGAAATGAAGAGACCACACACAATGATGGTGGCAGGATTTCAACAAGGAGTCAAACAGATCACCATAGTGAGACCCTAATGTCCTTTTCAGTGAGCTTTATCATTGTTATACTTGTTAAAAAAGAAGTACCAGAAGACAATCCTGTACTAGCTTCCTGGTCACTTCAAAGCTAGCATGCTTTCCCGGGAATCTAAAATAGGAGTAATGAATTCTATCAATTGGAAAAGTAATACTACAGCAAGGCTCTACCTGTTATGCTAAGAAATGTTAGCTGCATCCAAGAAAAAACACAAGGCTATCACCTATAGCAACTAAGACTACCAAAAAGCAAGGAAATGTTCTCCTCTCATAATGTTTGAAATTACATGATTAAGAAAGGGTATACAGCTTAACTTTCTAATATAGGGTTAATACCTGCAACTTCTGCGCAGAAATTCGTGAGTCATGACCGATGGAGACTCTTAGACGTTTAGAAGAATCATATTTCTTTTTCAACCAGCCAGCAAACCCTGCTGCTATTGCTTCTGTAACTGGCTCCGTGAGAGTAAGAGGTTCTCCCTCAACTCCATCAACGGCTACTCCACGTATATCACTGCGTAAATACAGAAGAATATATCATCTTGGAACTTATGAATAACTGTTTGTTAGTTACATCATAAATGGATGGGTATCCATGGTCTTGCATCACAGGTCATCCTAGATGTATTCTATATTAAAGATGATACTAAATGAAAGCATAGTCATGTTCTCAAACAAACTCTACTGTATTATGCTTCGATTTTAATTATCAAATGGCAAACATAGTTGAACTCCATATAGCATGCAAACCTTGAAGACTTACAGTCAAATgataaaaccaaagaaaaagtgGATATTTATAGAAAAGCTAATACTAGAGTCACCCATAGGGAGCTAAGATCAATAGGAATTCTCATTTACTTAAATGCATGTCTACACAAGCATTCTTCAAATATATTCTTTCAAGTTTTGTTCTACTAAAGTTACCAGTTTTACAGATAAAAAAGCTTTTGAATGAAGAAACTTCAGTTAGCAAAAACTTTTACCTGCACTGAAAATATGTAAATAATTAGCTAAGCATGGTCTAATTCTCTACTAAACATAACAGATGTATCAACATTGAAAACAACAGGCTATCAAACAAATCAAGCAAAAAAGCAAGATCAGCTGCTCTTTgaattcttctctctttttccacTATAATCACCAATTCACTTGCTTTTATAGAATAAGAGATTCACTGCTTGCAGATCATATAATAACTTTTTTGCTAATTGAAACACCAGGCTGCatagaagcaaaaaaaaaaagggagaatcAGCTGTTGTTGCATCCTTCCCTTTTCCTCCAGACTTGCCAATTCATTTGCTATATAGAATAGCAAATGCAAGGTGGAAATAAATCAATTATCTTTTTCACCGATCTATTGCAAAACAATTGAATATTACATCCATACAAGTAACCAATTCTGGAACATATAAAAAGAAGCAGATGCATGACAAATTATCCGCCTAAAAAAGATGACAAGTATGATTTGCAAGAACCAGTTACCTGCCATTCTGAAGCTTAAGAAAGTCGCTTTTCTCAACAAACGGAATTGCAGTGGCCGATGAGGCAGCTGCACCAAGGTCCAAGTGTTAGCATTATTTTGGATATACGAGAGAATTGCTTACTATGCAGTCAAAGAGATTAATCATAGGAAAGGTAGACATATGTCATGGAAAAAACAAAAGATCGCCAATTTAAGAACAGAAATAAGCACACAAGAAAAGAGAGGTTTGCTCAAGTTGTAAGCACCCTCCACCTCCAAACCTGAGGGTTGCAGGTTTGAATCACCAGGGGGGGAAAGTGGGGAGCTCCTGAGGAgggataaaaaaaattcaaagaaaagggaGTAACTGAACAATTAGGTATTCTAACTATTCTCTGGAAAGTTATGGTCAAATCTGAGATCAACCTGAATAAAGAGTCTAGAACAGACCATTGCAATAAATAACTCCTCGCCTAAATTTTGACAATGCGCCCCGTTGCATGGTGGAGTTGCCATTCCATGCCAACTTCCCTCCTACAGGAGGAAGCGAATTGCACCTATTAAGGGTACAATAGTGCAGTTGATATTTGGTGCTCAATTCCCTATTCTGCTGGCAGCACTTTGCTACCAGATTATGTTGGACAACCTTCCCTGATATTGCTGCATGATTAAAGATTTCAAGTATTATCAAAGTTGCGATTGAAAGGTCTCAATGAATAATtcacaatttttcaatttttttcctaTTACATTTGCTTGTTTCTTAATTAGGGATGCATGGTCTATAAAATCCTGAGTCAGCTTGATCCTACACCATCATGTCTTGATATACTTTATCTTTCTCCAATTGACCAAATATTTCAGACTAGTTCCATTGTTACCTGGACATACTCATATAGTCATATCTACACCTATTGCTACAACCTAGTTTATCCagtaaaatagaaaagaaaagttAAAGAGTTGACCAAGAAAATTTCTATCCAAGTTTACTATTTAGTCAGTAAAGCAGCAAGTAGACAACACTTCAATAACCAAAAGCAGAAGTAGGAGAAGGAACTAAAGGGAAAAGTAAATactttttttttgagaaggtaacATGGTGTATGTATTAAGCACAAAACAGTACATGGGTTGTACTGAAACCATGTATACAAGTGAGCAAAATAGAGTAAACCAGTCTACAGTTCTAACAGGAGCCTAATATGTCTAAGATGGAGTATTAGGTAACAATATCCAAAGAAGATATCAGAGACACAACACTTGGATTTCGCCGAACCATTGAGATTCATTGTATACTATTGAACCAATAAATGATTAATGCTTCAAAGACTCAGTTTCTCTTATGTAATAACCATGGAAATGGTGCTCTGTTATAAGGTGATTTTCTCAGGCTTAAATGGATAGAAGCAGGCATGTACCTTGAAGGCAGCAAGGACCATTGAACTTCTATGTTCAACTACTAAGTTTTCTATTTTCCACTATTTAATTAAACATGGAAAACAAAGCCCAAAAAAAGATTACATCGGGAGGGGAGTAGGGTGAGGGAAGACTTCAGCGGCTATAGTCgcgtaagttgccccaacatgaTTTCTACCACGCAAATGGCTGCACACAATTATTCCAGATAATCATCAAGTAATATATTCTATTTTCCGTTACATGTGCTCATCTATTATTTGAAGAAGAAGAGCAGAATTTCTATTCATTAATGAATACTAGTGTAACAACTAAATTTCGCTCctgaaaaataataatcaagacaAGAAATATAGCGACAAATAGTATATTTGATTTCAAGTGATGGGGTTACAATCTCTAAAATGTCTCTAAAATCTAAAGAGATGTAGTCGTCTGGTTCTTCTCCTCATGGCTGATGGTTCAAGAGATTGAGAGTTTGATCTTGAACTTGACGGATTTCAGGTTTGTAGTACGTCACGAACAATTTGAAGGTCGTCACGAACCAGGATTTGGTGTTGGGTTACCACGAACGGAAGATTTGAATTCGCCTTTGGAATTTGACCACAGACGACGATTGCAGATATGGATGGAGACCTTGATGTTATTCTTCAAAGCTTCTTTATTCTTTCCTTCTGCTTACTTGCTTGTGTCTTAGCCTTCTCCTTTGACCCCTTTATATAGGTGTGGGGTGGAGTAGTCTCCAAGAAAACCCTAGTGGATCATTGGGCTTGAGGCTTATGGGCCGACCCATTTGATAGAAGACCAATTGACGGGCTAGCCTAATAAAATATTGGACCTTTATTTGAATCAATTAAATTAGATTTAAATAATTGACCCGATCATACTAGCTCATAATATTTACTTTGACTAGTATGTATTTAATTTATGATAAAATCAAAATTTCTTATGGATTTAAATTTAGTATAATTTTAATTGTCTACAAATGCCCCCTGCTTCAAGGCTTGTCGGGGTGTAGGCTTACAGAAACATGAAGACATGCTTGAAGTACCGATGCGCCTCTTTTTTTTGGCAGTTTCCTTTCGAACATTCCTTCTTTTCAAGGGTACTACTTTGCTATGACTCATTCTCAAATTATCTGATCGTGGCTCCAGTTTgtacctttttttaaaaaatatgaaaGAGCATGAATTTCATCTCCTAATTTGGTTGAGCAAACTTCTAGTTTGACTAACCATATATTTTGGTAAAACAACGGGAGAAAACTTTCCTACTTTCTTGCCAAAAGAATTTCCTTAATTGCCTTTCTTTCTTGCCGAAGGAGTTTCCTTAATTGCCCTTTTTTTCCTTGTTTCCTGGTTTCAAACTTGTCCATGTACAAACCGGACATGGTATTTCCTTATTTACATATGtcattaacctgaaaaccaagaATTTCCTTAGTTTCTTCCCTTGCTTATTCCTATAAATTCGCCACTTTCTCCTTGTATCGTTGCTATAGCATCAGTCCTCCACTTTTGATGAAAGCGGCAGTACCACCTTTTGGTTGGTCTTAGTAGGTACTCTTCAATAGTTGGCATTACACAATCCTCGTCGCTCAATTCTCCAAAGACAGACTaacgttttttttctttttgttgcagctgctgcTAGGAATTATCAGCTTTGCGCGTCTTAACCAAAAAAATTATATCTCGGTGTAGTAACGCCGAAATCACGAGTGGTTTGCGGCTGCAACGCATCAAAAATTTGGATTTAAATTCGCATTGTATCAACCCAGGTGAGCTTCCTAAACTTGGTTCAAGTTTTGTCATGCTCGACATTTCAGCTTTGCTCGTCTTAACCAAAAAAATCATATCTTGGTATAGGAGCATCGAAATCATGAGCGGTTTGTGGCTACGGAAACTAGACTTCCCGAACTACGACTTCTGTAAAGATCACAATCCAGTTGCTCCTAGATCGTCCCAGATACTATTCAGAAGTTACATGACGAGTTCTGACGTGCTGGCTCTTTCAGCTTTGCGTACTCTTGCCGAAAAATTCATATCTCAGGATATAGGAGGGTCCAAATCACGAGTCGTTTATATCGCTGAAAAGAAGAATACCAGGGCTACAACACATATAAAACTTGAAGCCCTAACCCTTTTGATCCAATCACAATAAGTTTTTGAATCAAGCTCAGGAATCAAGAGGTATTTTTTTTGGGCAGCATACTTTTTTGTTGTAGGTTTGGCTAGGGAAAGCTTGGCTCATCCTCATCTTTGTTGCATTGGAGGGCAAAATTTTGGTGCATCCACCTTTTCAGTCGAGGTTTGGCAAACACACAGTTACGACGCGCATTCCGTCCCCGGCTTAGAAGGAGTTTCATGGCACCCTCTTCTTACAATTTGGCGAAGAAGTCTATGGCGAGTTCTCCATCCTAGATCAGGTGAAGAAGTAAATGATCAACACTCTCCCTTCTGCAAGCGAGGAGGTGCGTGGAACTTTTCATCCATCAAGCCTGGCGTGTATTATCTTTTCTTGCAACTTAGCGAAGAAGTTCATGGAGCATCCTTCTCACGGCTTTGACAAAATAATTTATGGAGCATTTCATCCTTCAAGGTTTGGCAGAGAAGTGCATGTCACAATATTCGCCATCCGCATTGAAGCATCGTGTCGTTGACACCGGTACTTGTTAAGCTCTGTGTCGTTGGCACCGATCAAAGAAACATAACCAAAAGCTTCGTGCCATTGGCACCGGGAAGCTCTAAAATCTTTTCTCTTTTGCAGTTTTTTGAGAGAATATTAGCAATCTTGATATCCATAAGAAGATTCACTAGAGGTACACATGATTGGGAACGAACCATTCGTCTCTTTATTACCGCTTGGCGAGAGAATTTCATGGCGTGTTCCTACTTTTGCGGCTTAGAGAAGGGGACATTTGGAGCGACTCCTTTTCACCTTTGGAAGAAAGCATGTGACGCATCCCATCTTTTGCGGCTTGGCAAGATCGACACTTGGAGTACTGCTCTTTCATCCTTTGCGAGCAAGTATGGGAAGCAGCCATCCAGCAATCTTTGGCATGGAACCACCTTTTCTTGCAATTTGTCAGAGAAATGCATGGAGTATCTTAACCTTCAAGTTTTTGTGCGTAACCACATCTTTTTGCAATTTGGTGAGGAAGTTTGTGAAGTGTCCTAACCTTCAATCTTTGGCATAAAACCACGTCTTCTTGCAACTTGGTGAAGAAGTGCCTAGAACGTCCTTCTCATAACTTGATGAAAAGATACATGTAGTGCTCCATATTTCGAGTTATGGAGCTAGCAAAGCATCTCGTCCTTCAACCCTTATCGAAAGAAGCacatgaagattttttttttctatgcGGCTGGATGAAAGCAAACATGGCGCATCATCCTTTAAGCTGTGATGTggagtaacttcttctttaacttgcCCAAAGAAGCGCATGGTGCATAAATGGAGCTAGCATCCTCTTTGGCTATCGTGAAAAggcattgattttttttttttgttgcttaaGTGACTAAACTTAGAATGAACTCTAGGTTGCCTACGTACCCCAgcaaagaggatcaagtcattaCGTAGTTTATATAAAGtataagttttttttcttttgtatgcAGTTTATACTCGTGCAGACAAGGAGTATAGGAACTTGAAGACATTGCTCAAATTTGAAGAGTTTTACATCTTGAAGACTTGcttaaatttgaaaagtttgcaACTTGAAGTCTTTGCTCGATTTGAAGAGCTTTGCAACTTGAAAACTTTTGCTCGAATTTGAAGAGCTTTGCGACTTGAAGTCTTAGCTCGAATCTAAAGAGCTTTGCAACTTGAAGACTTTTGCTCGAATTTGAAGAGCTTTGCGACTTGAAGTCTTAGCTCGTATCTGAAAAGCTTTGCAACTTGAGGTCTTTGCTCAAATTTGAAGAGCTTTGCAACTTGAAGACTTTTGCTCGAATTTGAAGAGTTTTGCAACTTGAAGACTTTTGC
Proteins encoded:
- the LOC104230752 gene encoding uncharacterized protein isoform X2, yielding MAAASSATAIPFVEKSDFLKLQNGSDIRGVAVDGVEGEPLTLTEPVTEAIAAGFAGWLKKKYDSSKRLRVSIGHDSRISAQKLQDAVSQGLARAGVEVIQYGLASTPAMFNSTLTVDEEFSCPVDGSIMITASHLPYNRNGFKFFTRAGGLGKPDIKDILERAAEIYKNIANEDSKGAETAVSLSVKRVDYMSIYASNLVAAVRRAAGNIEKPLEGFHIVVDAGNGAGGFFVGKVLEPLGAITSGSQFLEPDGLFPNHIPNPEDKTAMKAITKAVLDNRADLGIIFDTDVDRSAAVDSSGREFNRNRLIALMSAIVLEEHPGTTIVTDSVTSDGLTTFIEKKLGGKHHRFKRGYKNVIDEAIRLNSVGEEAHLAIETSGHGALKENHWLDDGAYLMVKLLNKLASARTSGQGSGSKVLTDMVEGLEEPAVAVELRLKIDNQSDLIGGSFRDYGEAVLKQLENTVDSDAKLLKAPVNYEGVRVSGYGGWFLLRLSLHDPVLPLNIEAPSNEAAVKLAHDVLNAVKEFTALDTSALTKFVGA
- the LOC104230752 gene encoding uncharacterized protein isoform X1, whose product is MAAISGKVVQHNLVAKCCQQNRELSTKYQLHYCTLNRCNSLPPVGGKLAWNGNSTMQRGALSKFRRGVIYCNAASSATAIPFVEKSDFLKLQNGSDIRGVAVDGVEGEPLTLTEPVTEAIAAGFAGWLKKKYDSSKRLRVSIGHDSRISAQKLQDAVSQGLARAGVEVIQYGLASTPAMFNSTLTVDEEFSCPVDGSIMITASHLPYNRNGFKFFTRAGGLGKPDIKDILERAAEIYKNIANEDSKGAETAVSLSVKRVDYMSIYASNLVAAVRRAAGNIEKPLEGFHIVVDAGNGAGGFFVGKVLEPLGAITSGSQFLEPDGLFPNHIPNPEDKTAMKAITKAVLDNRADLGIIFDTDVDRSAAVDSSGREFNRNRLIALMSAIVLEEHPGTTIVTDSVTSDGLTTFIEKKLGGKHHRFKRGYKNVIDEAIRLNSVGEEAHLAIETSGHGALKENHWLDDGAYLMVKLLNKLASARTSGQGSGSKVLTDMVEGLEEPAVAVELRLKIDNQSDLIGGSFRDYGEAVLKQLENTVDSDAKLLKAPVNYEGVRVSGYGGWFLLRLSLHDPVLPLNIEAPSNEAAVKLAHDVLNAVKEFTALDTSALTKFVGA